One Candidatus Paceibacterota bacterium genomic window carries:
- a CDS encoding glycosyltransferase, with the protein MKKSLFVTLADKNYLDQAKQLFSSVYWNAGWQGDYMLLAHEVPEKDLTWFRNKGILVKHCAPISRVAPTGSLSLVCLTKFYLFTPEFKKWDTIVYLDADIIVRYSLEALTHVHGFNAVIDKIGWRSLRYQFRFTNSEDESFKKFKESFKPNAPTFNAGVMAFSTDIITENSFERLCQLLTIYHKNAIYHDQPIFNLYFYERWKKLSSVYNVIVPMWIRLLKPEEIDGAVVHFIESKKPWIFDSPFYDEWKNNLEKADAIDLNVTSTGYRIFSGEDMEQRWFSIGVLRVFLIIFEFYYFLDRRIGLLGIFLKKDYPRFYFTLMKVKK; encoded by the coding sequence ATGAAAAAATCACTCTTTGTCACTCTCGCGGACAAAAATTACCTAGACCAAGCTAAACAGCTTTTTTCCTCCGTCTATTGGAATGCCGGCTGGCAGGGCGACTATATGCTTCTTGCCCATGAGGTACCAGAAAAAGACCTCACTTGGTTTCGAAACAAAGGTATTTTGGTAAAGCATTGCGCACCTATTAGTAGAGTTGCCCCGACCGGATCTTTATCTCTTGTTTGTTTAACAAAGTTTTACCTCTTCACTCCCGAATTCAAAAAGTGGGACACTATTGTCTATCTTGATGCTGATATCATTGTGAGATATTCATTGGAAGCACTAACTCATGTGCATGGATTTAACGCAGTTATTGATAAAATCGGCTGGCGTTCATTAAGATATCAGTTTCGTTTTACAAACTCTGAAGACGAGTCATTTAAAAAATTTAAAGAATCATTTAAACCCAATGCACCGACTTTTAATGCCGGCGTGATGGCCTTTAGTACTGATATTATTACCGAAAATTCTTTTGAGAGATTGTGCCAACTTCTTACGATATACCATAAGAATGCGATATACCACGATCAGCCAATCTTTAATCTTTATTTTTATGAACGGTGGAAGAAATTAAGTAGTGTCTATAATGTTATTGTTCCAATGTGGATAAGACTTTTAAAACCTGAGGAAATTGATGGGGCCGTAGTACATTTTATAGAATCCAAGAAACCATGGATTTTTGATAGTCCCTTTTATGATGAGTGGAAAAATAATTTAGAAAAGGCTGATGCAATTGATTTAAATGTGACGAGCACAGGCTATCGAATATTTAGTGGAGAAGACATGGAGCAGCGTTGGTTTTCTATCGGCGTGTTGAGGGTGTTTTTGATAATTTTTGAGTTTTATTATTTTCTTGACAGAAGAATAGGTCTACTCGGTATTTTTTTAAAAAAAGACTATCCTCGTTTTTATTTTACATTAATGAAAGTAAAGAAATAA
- a CDS encoding SDR family NAD(P)-dependent oxidoreductase, whose translation MLRDKVVIITGSAQGIGKGIALQMAEAGATLVLADINAEKLEKTARELEKVCKNILPFQMDIQNDKETRLLVEETLTRYGRIDVLVNNVGITPPQGVFGTSTEEARKIFDINAISPFLLAKNVAKMMIEKKIRGSILFTSSVHGKITRGRPFYSATKAAVDMFVKDFALEVAEFGIRVNAVAPGLTEKEGEDNTGLNQYVPIGRPGTPKDIGDAMVFLVSEKASFITGQVLSVDGGFSLPHTWYWTEKYNFKKKDSSWRNWFL comes from the coding sequence ATGCTCAGAGATAAAGTTGTAATCATAACGGGCTCTGCCCAAGGCATCGGCAAAGGTATAGCTCTCCAAATGGCAGAGGCAGGAGCTACATTAGTGCTTGCGGATATTAATGCAGAAAAATTGGAAAAAACAGCTCGCGAGCTTGAAAAAGTATGCAAAAATATTTTACCTTTTCAAATGGATATTCAGAATGATAAGGAAACACGCCTTCTGGTAGAAGAAACTCTCACGCGGTATGGCCGAATTGATGTTCTTGTAAACAATGTGGGAATAACTCCACCTCAGGGTGTATTTGGGACTTCCACAGAAGAAGCTCGAAAAATTTTTGATATAAATGCAATCAGCCCCTTTCTTTTGGCAAAAAATGTGGCAAAGATGATGATCGAGAAAAAAATAAGAGGCTCTATTCTCTTCACTTCTTCTGTTCATGGGAAGATCACCCGTGGCCGTCCATTTTATTCCGCCACAAAAGCTGCTGTTGATATGTTTGTAAAAGATTTTGCTTTGGAGGTGGCAGAGTTCGGTATTAGAGTTAATGCTGTCGCCCCAGGTCTCACCGAGAAAGAGGGAGAAGACAATACTGGTCTTAATCAGTATGTTCCTATCGGACGTCCAGGTACTCCGAAAGACATAGGTGACGCTATGGTCTTTCTTGTTTCAGAGAAGGCCTCTTTCATTACTGGTCAGGTTTTGAGCGTCGATGGGGGGTTCTCTCTTCCTCATACCTGGTACTGGACAGAAAAATACAATTTCAAGAAAAAAGATTCTTCGTGGAGGAACTGGTTTTTATAA
- a CDS encoding nucleotidyltransferase family protein: MTPFKQITHLEPEYEDLLHAGLDGAEDAGKAWRRWREKNPSFVGMNFDTLRLIPLVFQNLERHGIDDPDKEKMRGIYFDRWVLGHNLVESVRPLLKRLRAEKIPIILFKGLALVELYYKDYGIRSFGDIDILIPENHTAKATQIILEEGFTAKGKLSLYHPRFHHSIDFEKKERKYDVGIDLHWHVIHEACQRGADDNFWKRAQAIGGFGPSVLTLSPEDHFLQTCVHGVGWGFDGAPFTRCRWIADAVTILKNTHLNWDIIVEEAKRLEISVKFLSALLYLHEVFSVYIPKEVIHSLQSVHPSKNERLYFSLSSYNYGDSFWGMIQRDRAGWRAGTKGLTFFEKAAIFGKFMRPIIDRDIGLVGHFLKKYFPRLYFALKTSEK, encoded by the coding sequence ATGACGCCTTTTAAACAGATTACCCATCTTGAGCCAGAATACGAAGATTTGCTCCATGCCGGTCTTGATGGCGCGGAGGACGCCGGAAAGGCATGGAGAAGATGGCGAGAAAAAAACCCCTCCTTCGTGGGAATGAATTTTGATACTCTTCGGCTTATTCCACTAGTCTTTCAAAATTTGGAAAGGCACGGTATAGACGATCCAGATAAGGAAAAGATGCGAGGTATATATTTTGATAGATGGGTTCTGGGACATAACCTTGTCGAATCAGTGCGGCCTCTACTAAAGAGGTTGAGAGCAGAAAAAATACCAATCATACTTTTCAAAGGCCTGGCACTGGTAGAGCTCTATTACAAAGACTACGGCATTCGTTCTTTTGGAGATATTGATATCCTTATTCCTGAAAACCATACGGCCAAAGCGACACAGATTATTCTTGAGGAAGGATTTACAGCAAAAGGGAAGCTCTCTTTATACCATCCCCGATTTCACCATTCGATAGATTTTGAAAAAAAAGAAAGGAAGTACGACGTGGGCATCGATCTCCATTGGCATGTCATTCACGAGGCATGCCAGCGCGGTGCTGATGATAATTTTTGGAAACGGGCTCAAGCGATAGGTGGTTTTGGTCCAAGTGTACTTACGCTTTCCCCTGAAGATCATTTTCTGCAGACATGTGTTCATGGCGTTGGTTGGGGTTTCGACGGGGCACCCTTCACTCGCTGTCGCTGGATTGCTGACGCTGTCACTATTTTAAAAAATACTCATTTGAATTGGGATATAATTGTGGAAGAAGCGAAAAGGTTGGAAATCAGCGTAAAATTTCTCTCCGCACTCCTCTATCTTCATGAAGTTTTTTCAGTTTATATCCCCAAGGAAGTGATACATAGCCTTCAGTCTGTGCATCCTTCAAAAAATGAACGCTTATATTTTTCTCTTTCTTCTTACAATTACGGAGACTCCTTTTGGGGGATGATTCAGAGGGATAGAGCCGGATGGAGAGCCGGCACAAAAGGACTTACTTTTTTCGAAAAAGCTGCTATTTTCGGTAAATTTATGAGACCAATAATTGATAGAGACATCGGTTTGGTCGGTCACTTTTTAAAGAAATATTTCCCGCGTCTGTATTTTGCTCTGAAGACTTCAGAGAAATAA
- a CDS encoding glycosyltransferase, producing the protein MKVAILHDDFTVCGGAEKLVALLSSGLNKKGIETEIITFDFRDQLKKIIPKNLVIKTLNHEKLPNLPIMRQAAFAELNVRDEYDFFIFSGHLSLYAAKIHTPNLFYCHYVSSIGFKEPKIIDGIQNPIFRHETMSKNFDALVKALFEKGGDRYLKYIVEQRETFSLHGPELSYGENLKYIQTIATNSAHTSQKLKKACKRRSLVIYPPVETSNYGYKKQKGYWISVNRIVPMKRIRLQLVAFSQLPDEKLYIIGQIENDFYYQALKKIKPPNVHFLGVIGGRDLIQRLSECRGFIFTAKDEDFGMSVIEAMASGKAVIAPFEGGLKESVQDGKVGKLIRNINAKKLAKAIQNIGKELEKNPEKYRKACTERARKFDVSIFIEKIKTQIEKHVS; encoded by the coding sequence ATGAAAGTAGCAATATTACACGATGATTTTACTGTGTGCGGGGGAGCCGAAAAACTGGTGGCGCTTCTTTCGAGCGGATTAAACAAAAAGGGAATAGAAACAGAAATCATTACGTTTGATTTCAGAGATCAGCTGAAAAAAATCATACCCAAAAACCTTGTCATTAAAACTTTGAACCATGAAAAGCTTCCCAATCTGCCCATTATGCGGCAAGCCGCATTCGCTGAGTTAAATGTAAGGGATGAGTACGATTTCTTCATCTTTAGCGGCCATCTTTCCCTCTATGCCGCGAAAATCCACACACCAAACCTTTTTTACTGCCACTATGTTTCGAGTATTGGTTTCAAAGAACCAAAAATTATCGATGGGATACAAAACCCCATCTTTCGACATGAAACAATGTCAAAGAATTTCGACGCTCTTGTGAAGGCATTGTTCGAAAAAGGTGGTGATCGCTATCTCAAGTATATTGTAGAGCAACGAGAAACCTTTTCCCTTCATGGACCGGAGTTGAGTTATGGAGAAAATCTGAAATATATTCAAACCATAGCGACCAACAGTGCTCATACGTCGCAAAAATTGAAAAAAGCATGCAAAAGAAGGTCGCTTGTTATATATCCCCCCGTCGAGACAAGCAATTACGGATATAAAAAACAAAAAGGTTACTGGATTTCTGTGAACAGAATTGTTCCAATGAAAAGAATCAGACTTCAGCTCGTGGCCTTCTCACAACTGCCAGATGAAAAGTTGTATATAATAGGACAGATAGAAAACGATTTCTATTACCAAGCTTTAAAAAAAATAAAGCCTCCCAATGTTCATTTTCTCGGCGTTATTGGAGGGAGGGATTTGATACAAAGATTAAGCGAATGTAGGGGCTTTATTTTTACGGCAAAGGACGAGGACTTTGGAATGTCAGTGATCGAAGCAATGGCTTCTGGCAAAGCGGTTATTGCCCCGTTTGAAGGAGGCTTGAAGGAAAGTGTTCAAGATGGCAAAGTGGGGAAACTGATACGAAACATAAACGCAAAGAAACTTGCCAAAGCGATCCAAAACATCGGAAAAGAGCTTGAGAAAAATCCGGAAAAGTACAGAAAGGCTTGCACAGAACGAGCACGGAAATTTGATGTCAGTATTTTCATAGAAAAAATCAAAACACAGATCGAGAAACACGTATCGTAG
- a CDS encoding PqqD family protein yields MKYIVNKEKTLSRILDGEAIIIQKETSYFYGLNKTGTLVWELLTANAMPLEIVVKNLAEQYDQQEKTITPDVKKFLASLVKGRLIKSGNVASGATSQSKVSRHKKTEKYNPPLLTKFEALNNMIVAAV; encoded by the coding sequence ATGAAATACATCGTGAACAAAGAGAAGACCCTTTCCCGCATTTTAGATGGAGAAGCAATTATTATTCAGAAAGAAACCAGTTATTTTTACGGTCTAAACAAAACAGGAACACTGGTCTGGGAATTATTGACCGCAAATGCAATGCCTCTCGAAATAGTAGTAAAAAATTTGGCAGAGCAGTATGATCAACAAGAGAAAACAATCACTCCGGATGTAAAAAAATTTTTAGCAAGCCTCGTAAAAGGGCGCTTGATAAAAAGCGGGAACGTAGCATCTGGAGCCACGTCACAAAGTAAGGTTTCTCGTCACAAAAAGACAGAAAAATACAACCCCCCGCTTTTGACAAAATTCGAAGCCTTAAACAATATGATTGTGGCCGCTGTCTAA
- a CDS encoding glycosyltransferase family A protein: MKNREKHPLVSVIVPVYNGERFLKGALESILAQSYAHLEILVIDDGSTDGTAAIAQSFPNVTYFFQKNRGVAAARNKGIRMATGEVLAFLDADDLWPKHRLERMVSKIASLDAPQMVIGTTKLSLFEKSGKYRKEIKSSEKPKIFSFVGAAIFTRHVFTSIGVFRKMRFAESVDLFFRIKEKNIPTTVIRDITLINRKRSGSITAEKSEDDLFGHVALALKRHLHRANGK; the protein is encoded by the coding sequence ATGAAGAATCGAGAAAAACATCCTCTTGTGAGCGTTATTGTCCCCGTTTACAATGGTGAACGTTTTCTGAAAGGCGCTCTCGAAAGTATACTGGCCCAGTCATACGCCCATCTTGAGATACTCGTCATTGATGACGGCTCGACAGACGGTACTGCCGCGATTGCTCAATCGTTTCCAAATGTAACCTATTTTTTTCAAAAAAACCGGGGAGTAGCGGCGGCACGAAACAAAGGAATTCGGATGGCTACAGGAGAAGTACTTGCTTTTCTAGATGCTGACGATCTCTGGCCAAAACACAGGCTTGAACGCATGGTTTCTAAGATCGCCTCTCTTGACGCTCCTCAAATGGTCATTGGAACTACAAAATTATCCTTGTTTGAAAAATCTGGAAAGTACCGAAAAGAAATCAAAAGTTCAGAGAAACCAAAAATTTTTTCTTTTGTCGGCGCAGCGATTTTTACACGTCATGTCTTTACATCTATTGGCGTGTTTCGTAAGATGCGTTTTGCGGAGAGCGTTGATCTTTTTTTTAGGATAAAAGAGAAGAACATTCCTACCACGGTAATTAGAGATATAACACTCATAAATCGGAAGCGTTCCGGCAGTATTACCGCGGAAAAGAGTGAGGATGATTTGTTCGGCCATGTCGCGTTGGCGCTGAAAAGACATCTTCATCGTGCAAATGGTAAGTGA
- a CDS encoding glycosyltransferase: MKILSIISNGYPIIGGAQLANIAYLKTLSKRFDHECSIFTNFDKKIKHRYGKVKLETFRDLEELRAMTGVFHPDVIIASSHISHYAVKLAKKLGVPSLIYMQDYSYCSVTPREQESWQIGGPNTTKEGREFVMQEADMVCCVSYALQKRFWKEYKIHTPVLYCPFEPNSFLLEKPPIQKENLSFIMGTNCLWPHKGADIFLELCRIFPNEKFLIPLADIDHLKHRELEDKRKMVMQGKWERNFRKARKLRNLFTVPFDSMKRYLKMSKIVLVPSQWPEPFGRVAVEAMANGIPTLASYTGGLKEITGDSSLAVRKFQTVDEWAKKIKKLLFEEKSYLLNRSEGLTLSKKFLGNESSMQLEKILRTLAKNKKKPDLKKNVALLGHDNKKSAYSVINSAWDECAKKDREYTIFGVKNFHDFLPVPIDYHIHHDYSNDFKKITLPEEGKFIFVRSWDFGKFPPALVKKINAECDQLWVHTKWIQKKAIESGIIEERVKIVPLGVDGKIFHPNGPQYPLATKKKFKFIFVGGAVKRKGIDILLKAYKEAFSPEDNVSLVIKDNASNDPLYKNITLKKKILNMVKDKRCPEIIYIDEFLPTSKLADLYRACNVGVFPYRAEGFALPIVESLACGVPVIVPRFGACLDFCNDANSFLMPVKEIRVPVGQDFVINNKGDTETIEEVHLCEISKETLSDYMKKIVSLPVKDLTKKGLRGARKVKLYFQWANSFKAMKQHLKDLEKQEVPVRLLTTRDENFHTKEQKQILEAAGKMFPHSRQKERN, encoded by the coding sequence ATGAAAATACTAAGTATAATCAGTAACGGATATCCAATTATCGGCGGAGCACAGCTTGCCAATATCGCATATCTTAAAACATTATCAAAAAGATTTGATCACGAGTGTTCGATCTTCACAAATTTTGATAAAAAAATAAAACATCGATATGGAAAAGTGAAATTGGAAACATTTAGAGATCTCGAAGAGTTGAGAGCGATGACGGGCGTCTTCCATCCTGATGTTATCATTGCTTCATCACACATAAGCCATTACGCCGTAAAACTTGCGAAAAAGCTTGGAGTGCCTTCTTTGATATATATGCAAGATTATTCTTATTGTTCCGTTACGCCCCGAGAACAGGAAAGCTGGCAAATAGGAGGGCCAAACACGACGAAAGAAGGGCGAGAATTTGTAATGCAAGAAGCCGATATGGTGTGCTGTGTTTCGTATGCACTGCAAAAAAGGTTCTGGAAAGAATACAAAATTCATACCCCAGTCCTCTATTGCCCCTTTGAACCAAATAGTTTTCTGCTTGAAAAGCCACCGATCCAGAAGGAAAACTTAAGCTTTATCATGGGAACCAATTGTCTCTGGCCGCATAAAGGCGCGGACATTTTCCTGGAGCTTTGCCGTATTTTTCCAAATGAGAAATTCTTAATACCGCTCGCTGATATAGATCACCTGAAGCATCGTGAGCTCGAGGATAAAAGGAAAATGGTCATGCAAGGAAAGTGGGAAAGAAATTTTCGAAAGGCTCGAAAGCTCCGGAATCTTTTTACAGTCCCTTTTGATTCTATGAAAAGATACTTGAAAATGAGCAAAATCGTTCTTGTTCCCTCACAGTGGCCTGAGCCGTTCGGCAGAGTAGCAGTTGAAGCCATGGCAAATGGTATACCAACACTCGCAAGTTATACCGGGGGCTTAAAAGAAATTACCGGAGATTCTTCTCTTGCGGTGCGAAAATTTCAAACTGTAGATGAATGGGCAAAAAAAATAAAGAAGCTTCTTTTTGAAGAAAAAAGCTATCTCTTGAATAGAAGCGAAGGGCTGACACTTTCAAAAAAATTCCTTGGCAACGAGTCATCTATGCAGTTAGAGAAGATCCTCCGTACTCTAGCAAAAAATAAGAAAAAACCGGACTTGAAAAAGAACGTGGCGCTCCTTGGACACGATAATAAAAAATCGGCATATTCTGTCATCAATAGTGCCTGGGATGAGTGCGCAAAGAAAGACAGAGAGTATACGATATTTGGAGTAAAGAATTTCCATGATTTCCTACCGGTACCTATTGATTACCACATTCATCATGATTATTCCAATGATTTCAAAAAAATAACTCTGCCGGAAGAGGGAAAGTTTATTTTTGTGCGATCGTGGGACTTTGGAAAGTTTCCGCCGGCGTTGGTCAAGAAAATAAATGCCGAGTGTGATCAGCTCTGGGTCCACACGAAATGGATTCAGAAAAAAGCCATCGAAAGTGGCATTATCGAGGAACGGGTGAAAATTGTTCCGCTTGGAGTGGATGGAAAAATCTTTCATCCGAATGGCCCTCAATACCCACTTGCAACCAAGAAAAAATTTAAGTTTATTTTTGTCGGTGGAGCAGTAAAACGAAAAGGAATCGATATTCTTCTGAAGGCCTACAAGGAAGCCTTCAGTCCTGAAGACAATGTGTCTTTGGTTATTAAAGATAACGCTTCAAATGATCCGCTCTATAAAAACATCACTCTCAAAAAGAAGATTTTAAACATGGTGAAAGATAAGAGGTGCCCCGAGATAATCTACATCGATGAATTTCTTCCGACATCCAAGCTGGCCGATCTCTATCGCGCCTGTAATGTGGGAGTCTTCCCCTATCGGGCGGAAGGATTTGCGCTACCCATTGTCGAATCTCTAGCCTGCGGCGTTCCTGTAATTGTCCCGCGATTCGGAGCTTGCCTGGATTTTTGCAATGATGCAAACTCATTTCTCATGCCCGTCAAAGAAATCCGAGTGCCCGTTGGACAAGATTTTGTTATCAATAATAAAGGCGACACAGAGACCATTGAAGAAGTACACCTGTGTGAAATTTCAAAAGAGACCTTATCTGATTATATGAAAAAAATTGTTTCCTTGCCTGTAAAAGATCTGACAAAGAAAGGATTGAGAGGAGCTCGTAAGGTAAAGCTCTATTTTCAATGGGCGAATTCCTTCAAGGCAATGAAACAGCATCTCAAAGATCTGGAGAAGCAGGAGGTGCCGGTTCGGCTCTTGACCACGAGAGACGAAAATTTTCATACCAAAGAACAAAAGCAAATATTGGAAGCAGCCGGAAAGATGTTTCCTCATTCGAGACAGAAGGAGAGAAATTAG
- a CDS encoding glycosyltransferase — protein sequence MRIAIFHDQYNEIGGAELTVLMMARALQATIITTNIDYKKIGELGYGDIAFISIGRVPLSSKGWKQIAMQYRFWNCDFSSQFDFFIFGGCASIYAAKKHKRNLWFCFSPYRGIYDLRYFYTSRFHLPLQAAIELLILFDKYFAKYARVIITSSMNVARRIHKYYHRDSLVYYIPVQVSNFYSRPHKNYWLCVTRLTPYKRVELQLKAFAKLPREKLIIVGGASEAHRAYFTELKKKAPTNVAFVGAVYDLSKIAEFYAYCKGFIITARDEDFGTTPIEAMASGKPVIAPNDGGNSESIVHGKTGILIDDINEDKIVEAVKEIGKDPEKYKEACLEQAKRFGIGIFIEKIRKEIYEQVTKA from the coding sequence ATGCGAATTGCGATATTTCATGACCAGTATAATGAGATTGGTGGCGCCGAGCTTACCGTTTTAATGATGGCTCGGGCGCTTCAAGCTACCATTATCACTACCAACATAGACTATAAAAAAATTGGAGAACTCGGCTACGGAGATATTGCCTTTATATCAATTGGCCGTGTGCCATTGTCTAGCAAGGGTTGGAAGCAAATTGCAATGCAATACAGGTTCTGGAACTGTGATTTTTCATCACAATTTGATTTTTTTATTTTTGGTGGTTGTGCGAGCATCTATGCCGCTAAAAAACACAAAAGAAATCTGTGGTTTTGTTTTAGTCCGTATAGGGGTATTTATGATTTGAGATATTTTTATACTTCTCGCTTTCACCTTCCACTCCAGGCGGCAATAGAGTTGTTGATACTGTTTGATAAATATTTTGCAAAATATGCTAGGGTAATAATTACCTCAAGCATGAATGTGGCCAGAAGAATACATAAATATTACCATCGGGATTCTCTGGTGTATTATATACCAGTTCAAGTTAGTAATTTCTATTCTAGGCCGCACAAAAATTACTGGCTTTGCGTAACAAGGTTAACGCCTTACAAGAGAGTTGAACTGCAGTTAAAAGCATTCGCCAAACTTCCTAGAGAAAAATTGATCATCGTGGGCGGAGCTTCAGAAGCACACAGGGCGTACTTTACGGAGTTAAAGAAAAAAGCACCAACGAATGTTGCTTTCGTCGGGGCTGTATATGATCTCTCAAAAATAGCCGAGTTCTATGCATATTGCAAGGGGTTTATCATTACCGCTCGTGATGAGGATTTCGGCACGACACCCATTGAAGCTATGGCTTCCGGGAAACCGGTTATTGCTCCTAATGATGGAGGAAACAGCGAATCTATCGTTCACGGGAAGACAGGAATTTTGATAGACGACATCAATGAAGATAAGATCGTTGAAGCAGTAAAAGAGATCGGAAAAGATCCCGAGAAATACAAAGAAGCCTGCTTGGAGCAAGCGAAGAGGTTTGGTATAGGAATATTTATAGAGAAAATAAGGAAAGAGATTTATGAGCAAGTAACCAAAGCCTAA
- a CDS encoding glycosyltransferase, giving the protein MKIAVFHNFMDNIGGAEMVTLTLARGLDADVYTTNLDEEKIRKMGFGDVIPRIISLGKVPKNAPFRHQLSFWKFRRLNLGKKYDFYIIAGDWAMSGAVHNKPNLWYAHSPLNEIWQFKDYIRSEILSWWKRPFFDTWVWWNRKLTLRYAKHIGEWICNSENTKARIKKYYHHDARVINPPVDLSQSEYKPHRNYCLSVNRLSPPKRIDLQMKAFSNMPGEKLIIVGSFEKGARQPEAQKKYIESIKPQNVKILHWVDQGALRKLYSECKCFITTALDEDFGMTPVEAMGFGKPVIAPNEGGYKETIVNGKTGILIDDINTDKIVEAVKEISKNPEKYKNASMERAREFDVEIFIRKIISLMKN; this is encoded by the coding sequence ATGAAAATAGCAGTATTTCATAATTTTATGGACAATATCGGGGGAGCGGAAATGGTCACTCTTACATTAGCGAGGGGGCTTGACGCTGATGTCTACACCACAAACTTAGATGAAGAAAAAATCAGAAAAATGGGATTTGGAGATGTAATACCCAGAATAATATCCCTTGGTAAAGTGCCTAAAAACGCACCATTTCGGCACCAACTCTCGTTTTGGAAGTTCAGGCGCCTCAATCTTGGCAAAAAGTATGATTTTTATATTATCGCAGGGGATTGGGCAATGTCTGGGGCGGTTCATAACAAGCCAAATCTTTGGTATGCGCATTCTCCCTTAAATGAAATTTGGCAATTTAAGGATTATATTCGGAGTGAAATTTTGAGTTGGTGGAAGAGGCCCTTTTTCGATACCTGGGTTTGGTGGAACCGCAAGCTTACTTTGCGATATGCCAAGCATATTGGCGAATGGATTTGTAATTCAGAGAACACGAAGGCTAGGATAAAAAAGTATTATCATCATGACGCTCGGGTAATTAACCCGCCCGTCGATCTTTCCCAAAGCGAATATAAACCACATAGAAATTATTGTCTTTCAGTCAATCGCCTTTCACCGCCTAAAAGAATTGATCTTCAAATGAAGGCATTTTCTAACATGCCTGGAGAAAAGCTCATCATAGTCGGAAGTTTTGAAAAAGGAGCAAGACAGCCTGAAGCTCAGAAAAAATACATAGAAAGTATAAAACCCCAAAATGTTAAGATACTTCACTGGGTTGATCAGGGAGCGTTAAGAAAACTTTATTCTGAATGTAAATGCTTCATTACTACTGCTCTAGACGAAGACTTTGGTATGACTCCCGTTGAAGCTATGGGATTCGGTAAGCCAGTGATAGCTCCAAATGAAGGGGGATACAAAGAAACGATAGTGAATGGTAAAACGGGAATTTTGATAGACGATATCAATACAGATAAAATTGTTGAAGCGGTGAAGGAAATTAGTAAAAATCCCGAGAAATATAAGAATGCATCTATGGAAAGAGCCAGAGAATTTGATGTGGAAATCTTTATAAGAAAAATAATCTCTTTAATGAAAAATTAG
- a CDS encoding NUDIX domain-containing protein: MQERPTFPVGVNVFVIKDGKLLLGQRKNTAGDGLWGLPGGHLETGENMIDCARRELKEETSLEAEKFIFANLANDNGPTNNRHYVQVGMIAEGIKGEVKLTEPELCYEWKWFDLHNLPKEIFFGHKNQIELFLRGLSFGDGITG, translated from the coding sequence ATGCAAGAACGTCCAACTTTTCCCGTCGGAGTAAATGTTTTCGTTATAAAGGACGGAAAGCTTTTGCTTGGCCAGCGCAAGAATACTGCCGGCGACGGACTCTGGGGACTTCCCGGAGGACATCTTGAAACAGGAGAAAATATGATTGACTGTGCTCGGAGAGAACTCAAAGAAGAGACTTCGCTTGAAGCGGAAAAATTTATATTCGCCAATCTCGCAAATGACAATGGACCAACGAACAATCGCCATTATGTTCAAGTTGGAATGATCGCGGAAGGAATAAAGGGGGAAGTGAAACTCACCGAACCTGAGCTTTGTTACGAATGGAAATGGTTTGATCTCCACAATCTTCCCAAAGAAATCTTCTTCGGCCACAAAAATCAGATCGAACTGTTCTTAAGAGGTCTTTCTTTCGGGGATGGCATAACGGGATAA